The genomic DNA AAACCATACCATTTTATCTCCTTTACtccaattatatataggatataataaTAGATGAACCTCCTATCATTGATGGCCAGAAAATTTACAAAAAGACTCGGCTCCCGCTTGCTATTCAGAATTTatgatataatttaaattttttatttttcatgtTTGTTTTGGATCAATACAAACATCAATTTTTGATCGACGTGAAAGgtaatattataaattatttctAGATAATTAACCGATATATTAGACATACTAAGGACATCATTTAGACggatataaaaaataaaaaacgaTCTCAACTAGGCTATATAACAACGCTTCTGTAATACATTAATTATTCTCTGATGTAAAAACACTACTAGAAAACCTTCAATAGACATCGGCCagaaaccgatgttaaaagttTTCATGACCGATGTCTATGCGGGTGTAGAGAAAGGTACCCCCATATGACATCGGTTGTGGACTGATGTCTGGGAACAACTTTAACATCGGTTCCGGGTTAAAACCCGATGTATATTCTCTATTTTTTAACAAAAACTGCATTATAGCCTTTTAAATATAGCTTTAATATGATCTAATTATGAACTTTAACATTTAATTTATAAGGTACCATTAACATCAATTGTTAGCAGATGTCTGGGACTATTAACATCAGTTTTCAGAAGGTGTACATCCAGTTGATGTCTATTGACTATACATTACCCTCCACTGATTTTATTATATGCACCCCAAAAAAAACAAAtgctaaaaataaaatatattccaaaacaaaaatctaccaaaaaaaattaaaaacaataCCAACAAATGAAATCGCAAAATTCTGTTCATCATTACCAAACCACCAACAAACTTCATAAGTCATCAAATATATAGACTAACTACATTATCTAATCCATCCAATCGACCAACTACACACATCATATCTAAACTACACTGTACAACTAATCTTCAACTACAAACAGAGTCAAAACTAAATGTTCCAGGGAACATATGTAGCTACTAGTTAAGCACATGCATTCCTTCAATACCACTTTCGACCCCGATGTCAGAATCTTGAAGTATTCCCACGTCATTTGCTCCATCACACCAACTGTCATGTCGTATTTCCAGTTTATTCTTACCAAGTCTAGTAACCTGTATTTTTATAATAAGAACTAGACTTTTAGTGCAGAGGTAAACTTGATTTATCTGTATCACATAATGATTTCTTACACTTTCTGTGAAACTTAGAATACATGCAGTTAAAAATGTTAAATACGTTTAGGATCTATCTTTCTATATCACCACTATATCTAAAGACAAAGTTGTGAACATTTTACCTGAACACAAAAATACATTAGTTTCAAAACATATTAACTCATTACCAGAATATAGAACATCTGCGAAGATCATTAAAAATGGCAAAAAGAATGAAACATCATTATCTTATTCTCGATTCCAGATTTAAAACAAATACAGATCTTCTGTAATCCATAATAACCCCAATGTTTCACAATAGGTTCCATAAAGAATTATATGGCATGTAAAAGAAACCTATGTATAACTATATGACATGAGATGAATAAACAGTTCATCTGCCAAAGTACTAAACACTTTTTGACATAACACTATCAATTACTTCTGGATAACAACTTGTATTAACAAAAAATGCATTGGAATAAAGAACCTTTAGAGGGAcatattcattaaatattttcATGATAAATCATAAGACTTGGGCACGATGATACATAACTCTAGTATAacatttaaaagaaaaaaaagtcCAGATccataataattttaattaaaagaTGGACCTGTGAGCATCATGTTAGTGTTTgtaccctagagacaacactatgatgttttagtttaagatattagtcttattaatatttatgttctatcgattattccctttataatttattaattcttaatttactgcgatataaatgttagattaataaatgtccttggaatacgatatgcaattctatatctctaagtacgtaacttagaaatgagattatgagaataatatcaatattcctaaacatccctagtcgagtattatttAGGGACAAtgataatgcattaagactggtgtgtttgttgactgatgatcacatctcattgatcgtAGGTATAGTGATCCTAAAGTCAAAAACAAAGGCAGatatatatgtacatggtgctggacagacccaatgtgagattctacatgtttgttgtgtcataagtaattctcatagtgataatgatgtaatggtccttagacctgaagtcattatatttctatacgagaattaatatacattgattccattaaaagttatccttgaccaggtaatgatagaagtggacattgggtatattatgaatcgtatgagaaatataaaagatctagatgggatttaaccctcctattttaggacCTATTGGCCTCTTATGAGAGCTAGAttatgaaatgtgtggccacgctcaaatgttgatttgatatgatagtctactcattgatcaaggaaacctggattaaatattgatgaggatgacacattacatgcctctagtttaatctaaaaaatttggttaaagagattatattacattgtacattattcacgaaggtttaatcgatcaccgtATCAATTATTAGTACTTGGGtggcaatgatgtattactagatgccgctcattgtttacgattttaaagtagatttaaaattcgttacCAACGTAATAATAGCCTAAAGgatcacacacaaagaatgcttgaaggatttaatttaaattggatttaaattatattaaagtaatttgaattatttataatattaattaagtatgacttaattaattagataaatattgaaatttgaatttactaatattaattatgaaattcatttgttaaataattaagtgtgactaggaatttcgaattaataataactcttaattagttaagagttataattctttttctactctctatatagtatctcttgtgtggctgattttgtaagtAAGAATTTTACAAAAAACTCTAGCCACCAAGGGataagatggagagagcaagaagaaacgagtttgtgctagtacataTTCAATCATTacgttcaagcattcgtgtgaataccgatagagcgtagatcgcgagagcaggatgcgtggtgattgaacaagctttggatctccattagtcaacctatttgtaaagcttcttaaggtaaataatctgatatacgaattaaatatctatttttcgcatggatcctgccgtggatttcgaaaattctgattttcacgtttttaattactgtttccgttgcgtttatgtgctcgaaacccaacaatgacATCGGAGCTACTTACGAAAaatgtttaattcgtttatgtgtttactggttttatgatgataacatgtatacaatattccatgactgttatgtatgcgattttgtacgttttacatgttgttatgtttatatatgcgtatgtatgtatatgtcttgaatatatgatattaatGAGAACTGTAtgatcatatgatgattatataatctgtatatatactgatatatacatgttttgttttgctcttattataagaatcgtatttgatacgattctgaatcggatgcagcggatttgctggaatctgtgtctggtgttcgattttggcgaacgaatacgctATGTCATATGAaatcgagcgtctgaacgaaactgatagctttagctatcaacgactgatctgtaaggcgtttgacgtcgtttaggccatgtaatctgcgatttagtgttatcagatttaatttcgaattttctgatttttgccatatttggtttttatgattagatcatgatgggtatgatatgttaagatcatattatgtgttttaacatgttcttatgtgttaattgagcatggttgatggttatggcttatgatcTTAGGTTcatggttttggtttttttaaatacggcttgcatgtcgtttaatcttgtaattactAAATCTCGAATTTAACTCGAGTatttcttgtaagttcattagattagtttttatatttcattcttgtgtgagctagactatgaaatgcgtggacacgctcaaatattgatttgatatgatagtctactcattaatcaaggaaacctggattaaacattgatgaggatgatacattacatgcctctagtttaatctataatatttggttaaagggattatattacattgtacattattcacgaaaggtttaatcgatcaccgattcaattattattacttgggtagcaatgatgtattactagatgccgctcattattttatgattttaaattagatttaaaattcgttgccaacgtaataataacctatagggtcacacacaaagaatgcttgaaggatttaatttaaattggatttaaattatattaaagtaattcgaattatttataatattaattaagtatgacttagataattagataaatattgatattcggATTTACTACttttaattatgaaattcatttgttaaataattaagtgtgacttaattattattcaaataggaatttcgattaataataactcctaattagttaagagttataattctttttactctctatataatatctcttgtgtggctgattttgtaagtAAGACTTTTACaaaaaaccctagccaccaagggagaagatggagagagcaagaagaaacgagtttgtgctagtacacattcaatccttgtgttcaagcattcgtgtggataccgatagagcgtaggtcgcgagagcgggatgcgtggtgattgaacaagttttggatctccattagtcaacccatttgtaaaacttcttaaggtaaacaatctgatctacgaattaaatatctatttttcgcatggatcctgcggcgggtttcgaaaattctgattttcacgtttttaattactgttttcattgcgtttatgtgctcgaaacccaacacaTCATCACACCCAAAGTTATTcataaattgaaaaataaaaaaaggcGAAGATTAGTTTTACCAACAAAGAATAGCACTCCATTAGAAAATTATTAAGCTATAAGATGTTTAATCTGATATAACAATATTGAATACACAAGCCACTACTAAAATCACGAGTTTAAGCTAAAGATAAAGATCTAGAGGAGAAGCTTTCGTATTTAACCTCAAAGCTTTCGTATTTGACCTCACATACACCTGACCTTTCAACCTCCAATTTCCGAACTTGTACTCAGACCTCGAAGCTTTCGTATTTGACCTCAAAGCTTTTGTAGAGAGCAGAGTTAGGGTTGATAAGCTTTTGTAAAGAGCTATTAGATCTTCTCCAACATTAATCACAATGTTCTTGTTCTTCAGGCAAGTCCTTGACCACTATCCTtggagagagagaagagagagggAGTCGGGAGAGAATAAAGTTTTGGTGTATAAATTTATGATTTACGTTTGTTTAGATATGTATGTAttgaaatttattattttaatttatgttTAAAGTGTAAAAAGTTGAAAAGATGGGGAGTCTTAAAAAAACTAAGGCAGACATTGAAAAGTGGGGGGAGTTTAAAGAGGGAATGAAAAATTTGATTAGGGGGAAATGGAAAACGCGCGCTGCTGCTTTTTTGAAAATCATACTTACAACATCGGTTAAGATATAAACCGATGTCTATTTCATTAATAGACATCGGTTGGGACCAAACTGatctaaaaaatattttttacatCGGTGTAAATAACAACCGATGTCTAAAgggtgatgtctattctactttttgtAATAGTGAAAActcatattaaaaaaataaaataatataatatcatAAAAATATATGTAGGTGGTTTGTATTCGAGAGAAAAAAAAAATGGAATAGAATTGTGAAAATATCAGGAGAGGCCTGAGAATATCATGAACATTGCTTGATAATAATCCGTCCTATTATACTACTTGTTCAAATATGTCAACAGCGGTGAACTAACTCTTACAGTAATGCATTAAATTTTGAACATCTGAATTCAGATGACAAGCTTGATTTTATTACGAGTATATAGTCATTTGGGAATAAGAAATTTTCTCAATGtacaataattaaataataataataaatataactATATATTTCACCAGCAAAATAGGTGGGAATTATAAAAGGGCAAAAGTCATCTCCTATTCATTGTCAAAtgttggggggggggggggggggggggggggggtaaaTATGTAGGCCCGATATGAGTAGTGTTGTCGAAAGAGATTTAGTATGGACGGGGACCGGGAGATGTAGTATTATCTTAGTAGCTTTGGAGTAAAGTCTTGAAAACTGGTGAATTATGATGTTTTATCTTGATCAATTTACGTGTAATGAGGGATCGACGCAGATGTCTTTGATATTTGACTAGTGAGTAAAGTCTTTCCTCTTATTATTACGAGGAATCTAGCGTGATTATATCGTTAATCATGCATCCTCCTACATAGTTGTCTCCACTCGTCCATTTTTTATATGCATTTTTCAGGTGTTTGTTACTATTTCATAGTAATTTTTTTGTTAACGGATTAGCGTATTCCGGTAAATTAGAATAACGTTTTATTCGTAAATTTCATAAAtacaaaattttaattaaaataattacttatcaaataattttatttaaaacagTTAAAATTGAATTTAATAGTCAAAAAAATTTACTTAATCAGCTAATTAAAATAACTAATTTAATGGGCAGATTAACATCTAAGTGTCGTGATAATGTTTGAATTGTGCGGTTTGCACTAGTTAAATTACAAAAATTTAATTGATGGGACAGAAAATTTAACAAACGAGTCGGCTCCCTCTTGCAGTTGAAAATCTATAAtctaatttgattttttttttctatATATGTAGACACACAACTCAGGAAGCGTGCTAGCTTACAAGCATATTATACATGACGCTGCTGGTGTGAGGTGTAACATCGGAGTATATTTTTTGTCAtggcttcttgttcttgtttTACTTTCCGGGAAGCTGTAGCTATAAATTTGATCATTTTGATAGCAGTAGCTCCAATTCTAAGAATTGCATGCGAATTATCGTCGTGTGAACCTGGGTTCAAATCTATCATAAGCTTTGGTGACTCCCTGGCTGATACAGGAAACAAGCTTCGGCTCTCCAACATAAACAACCCAACGGTCGCTGCCTTGCCACCTTATGGCCAAACTTACTTTCACGCCCAAACCGGTCGTTGCTCCGATGGTCGCCTCATTATCGACTTCCTCGGTATGTATGCACGTATTACCGAAGTTGTGGGCACAGACACAGACAATATATTGTGTCCTTCATTAGAATTATAATCATACATGATATAATGTCGATATATAAATGTTTATCGTTACTTGCAGCTCAATACCTAGGACTTCCATTGGTAACTCCGTATATAGGGAGCAAGATATCAAGTTTTGATGGCGGAGTGAATTTTGCAGTGGCCGGAGCCACGGCGCTGGACCAGCCATTCTTCGAGGAGAGAGGAGTTTATATTCCTGTATGGAATGGTTCCCTATGGACTCAGTTGAGTTGGTTCAAGGATTTGTTACCATCTCTTTGCCAAACTATCTCTGGTAAGTGATTACTTTTATAACAACACACACGAGCGTGTGGCTATTTCTTCTTCGTTTAGTAATTTATTACACGATTGGATTACAAAACTAGTAGATGCTTTACACGTCGAAAACAAGAGAATTCTAAGAAACATTAACTGGGTTGTTCAATTTGGtaaatcaaatataaaataataGAAAGCGCTAATGGTTGTCAAGACGTCTAGTTGTGTTTCAGTTCATCCAAGGTGTTAACAACACCCCGTTTAACTTTCATTCGACTAAAACAATAAAGCTCTTTGGTTGGTTAGACATAATTTAAAATGAGGTGATACATTACTTGCTCAATGCATCTTTAGAATAGTGCACTAATGGTTGTCTAGTGTTTCATTTCATATCCAAGGTGTATAGTAACACGTTTAACTTTCACTCGATTAAAACTATAAAGTTTtcttatataattaattatacaCGCATTTATcaataatcaaattttaatttcTTCAAGGGGGACAGAGCTCCACGACATTTTTGTTGGCTCTAAAACTATAAAGCTACTTGTTGGTTATCCATAATTTCAGATGACCTGACATATTACTTCATTAATGTATATTTAGAATGGTGAACAGTCGgcgtttttttaaaaaatgaaaaatgaaattgGTCAATAAAGATACATTATTGTGATAAATCggattattaataattaattagttatattaaaaatattatattttttgaGTAATTAAACTTAATATATATCGGTATAGAAAAAATGTGTTATGATCAATTGAATTTTAAAAATCGAATCGATAGAATGTCTTATCTATGAAAtcaataatttttagaaccaggCGATAAATTAGCCATCCATAATGTGTATGAAGTCATTTTAATAAATGAAATATTAATTCAGTGAATTGaaataaaaatggagtttttagATAATTCGTATTGAAATGTTCTACAAGCAAGATGGAGGTTGGTGGTGGTTGGTAAAATGCGAAGTTGGTGGTGATGGGTACATATATGTCACAAAGCGATATGAACAACTGACAATTCCCGTATATATTACATTCCTCCGGTCTTCGTTCTTATCTggtttatttatattttagttaaaTCTATGGGTTTGTGTATTGTATGCTCATTAGTACGCACTAAAATCTAAAGTTTTGAGTGTTTTAATTGATGGAGTTGTTACAAATGTAGGGGTTCATGATTATTATTAAGAAATGTTGGTCAATCAAAATAAGTTAAAATTATAGAAATTTGTGTTTATTGTGTGAACATGAGTATACTACAGAAAAACCATTAATATAAGAAACCTGCAAATTATTATCTTGTCGAAAGTCGAAACATTGGAGTCCAGTACTAAATAATTGACCTTATATATGTCCCCTTCGTGCACCAACAGACTTTTATCCTCGGAGTGACGCTAGCCACCATTCCCTTCTATCCCCCTTACCCAGCTGACGCTATACTAACCGTTCTCTTCTACGCAACCCCTTGCTTTTAGTCCCTCTGTACACTCCAATTCAATTAATTTACATATACATTGTCGGTACTGCACAAGCCTGTGAGTCGAATTCCTGCCTTATATTCAACAAATCAAGATAGAAATCACTGCACCATTCATCTATATTCAAGAAACCAAGATTAAACCATTACACCATTCATTTGTTGGTAATAAAAAATCCGAGTTTATAGCAAGTGATGGTTAAAACATATTATTCACTGTTACTAAAAACGTAGCATGTATACATTGATAAGTTTAATTCGAGAATTTTGCATTGAGGGTAACATTTATTAATTGTTACTTATCCGCTTTAAATAAGTATGGATAATATGGCACAGAACTACAAATAATACATATTTACGAATTATTCGAAAATTTAAGCTTGTTGATCTAATATCAGCCCACGCTAGACCTGACAATTCGGATAACCGGTTCAGTTTCGGATTTGATCAGTTTCGGATGGGATCTACTTTCGGATTATGATATATTTAAAGATAATTCAGGTCGGATCGGATGTGATTCGGTTCAGGTCTAATTCCGATTAAAATCAGATTAAGATCGGACACAATTCTGTTCGGATTAAATTCGGTTCGGATGTTTTCGgatcataacttatttattttttcaatttttgagatttaaaaaatatactttttatttaatttagtattcctaatataatataatgtatttttacaaaaaaatatgattaaataagtattttatcaaaaatataaaattgttTAAAGTATAAATTTTGTTTATTTCGGGTCATATTCGGTTCAGGTAATATATTATTCGGTTTTGATCGGATCTTGCATTTCGAATCATTTTCGGTTAAATTTTCGGTTCGGGTATTTTTCGAAATGGTTTAAATCAGTTTACGGATAATTATCGGATTGTACGATTTGAATCTCGGATCGGATCTCGATTTCATGAATTTCGGTTCGATTTTTCGGATTAAGACTCAGTTTGCAAGTTCTAGCCCACGCCTCTATACGTCTCCGATGTGTCTTTTGCGTGTTCTCGCTAGCTAACAGAAACATGGCTTATGTAAACTTGTTTTTAGTAACATTATGATAAACTTGAAGTTTTCGAAACGGTTGGAACTGTGTTTATCATTTATATCATGCTGTTGTCACTCTAAGCCAGGAGATGACCCCGATTGTGGATCCAGTTTAATGATCTATATATTGCGATTTACGAACAGAAACGATACCCGAATGTAATCATGATTTTTTCAAACCGGAATCAACTGGTGCAGTTCAGGCAAGAAAAATGATTCAGGTTGTAATTGGTTGTAGGCAGTGGCGGACGCAGGAAAAAAATTTAGGGGGTCCAGGaaagaaaaataaagagaaaACTGAAAAAAAAAGTGTACTATAAAGTACCTGGGAGGAATTGAACCCTGATTGTCCAGTGTATAAATCCAACTAAATAGCCAACTGAACTGAAGCCACAACATGCTTATAATACAAACTACTCCCTATTTATTCAAATCTCAGGGGCTCTGGTTGTAGGACAAGTCGCTTTCAAAAAGACAAAAAAAAAAGACAGTTAGATTTGGTATTTTACGGACAAATTTATGATgatattatatgtataaataaGTTCTATATGCTGTCTTATTTGTGATTTCTGTAAAAGTTTCATGTTTATACAATTGACAAGTATGTGCCTTTGTGTAGCTTTTTTAAACAGAGTCATAGTGGGATGAATGAAAGATATGAAATTAGTTACTACCTATGAAAAGCTAATTCAATACTTCTGTTTATACATATTTTTTGATGTTTAAGCAGATTGTGACGAACTATTTCAAAGGAGTCTGTTTGTTGTGGGAGAGATTGGAGGCAATGACTATAATCACGCATTGCTAGCCGGCGTGAGCATGGAAGTGGTTGAAACCTTTGTATCACCCGTCGTCGATGCCATTGTCTCAACTGTCAATGTAACACAATTTTGCAGTTCCCTTTCTACATTGCTTGATATGTTTGTGTAGTGTTAGCATTTGTAATATATATGTTGTTTGTGCATTGCAGGAGCTATTAGATATGGGGGCTATGACATTAGTAGTCCCTGGAAACTTCCCAATTGGATGCTCAGCAGCTTATTTGACAACTTTTATGACTAATGCAACTATCAAAGATTATGATCCGCAGACAGGCTGCCTGAATTGGTTAAACGATTTTGCTATGCAGCATAATGCTGTACTTAAGACCGCCTTGGCTCGAATTCAAGAGTCTCATCCTCATGCCAACATTATATATGCCGACTACTACAATGCTGCGATGCAACTTTTTCTCAGTCCATACAAATTCGGTGAGTCACCTGCACAGATATTTTTAACTCATGGCAGTGAATTCCATAATGCATACGGGCACACATAATTATAGATTTATTACGGCAATGCTTTAGCCCCTGCCCCTAGCTGACTTTCGAGAATTAATGACACTTATATATAGTCTCGTCTCCCTCAGGATCCTGGTTCCGCCACTAACTGTAAACATATCTGTGTTGCTGCTCAGGATTTAGCAAGGGAGCTATAACAGCATGTTGTGGAGGAAATGGACCATATCATTACAATTCAACTGCAATGTGTGGACAACCGTTGTCTACTGTTTGTGAGGATTCTTCTGTGTATGTTAACTGGGATGGTTTGCACTTAACGGAAGCTGCATACAGCTTTATATTTCAAGATTTGTTTCAAGGATCGCATACAATTCCTCCTTTTAGTTCCTTGTGTGCAGCAGCATCACACCCACAGTATCTATAAGATGGCGCTGGATATCTAAGATTAACATGTACTGCACCTGTATATATGTGTACTTTAATGTAATATGCACAATCACAAAACTGTTCCTCCTTGATTGAATTAGTGTGTattgatttatatatatttattttctgaCTAACTAATGTATTTAACAAATGACACCAAAATATATGTTCAAGCGATTCTGTTTGGTAATACAATCCAAACAGTAATTTTCAAAAGcaaaaaatgaataaaaatataaattgtACATGTTTCTGCATGTGAAACCCAAACAAGCGATAGCAAATGCATATAGTTAGTTACATGTACTTTATTTTCCagattaataaataaatataaactaTCATGTCCTGAGGCAGTTCAGTGGCTATATTTGGAAGAAACTTATTAAGAATCCCAAATTGGACCAAATGCTGGAATTCCAGAGGCCTTGCAAGCATTAACAACATCTCTGCTCCCTTCAGGATTACTGGTCACAATAACAACCTCAG from Apium graveolens cultivar Ventura chromosome 5, ASM990537v1, whole genome shotgun sequence includes the following:
- the LOC141724526 gene encoding GDSL esterase/lipase At1g28570-like, which translates into the protein MASCSCFTFREAVAINLIILIAVAPILRIACELSSCEPGFKSIISFGDSLADTGNKLRLSNINNPTVAALPPYGQTYFHAQTGRCSDGRLIIDFLAQYLGLPLVTPYIGSKISSFDGGVNFAVAGATALDQPFFEERGVYIPVWNGSLWTQLSWFKDLLPSLCQTISDCDELFQRSLFVVGEIGGNDYNHALLAGVSMEVVETFVSPVVDAIVSTVNELLDMGAMTLVVPGNFPIGCSAAYLTTFMTNATIKDYDPQTGCLNWLNDFAMQHNAVLKTALARIQESHPHANIIYADYYNAAMQLFLSPYKFGFSKGAITACCGGNGPYHYNSTAMCGQPLSTVCEDSSVYVNWDGLHLTEAAYSFIFQDLFQGSHTIPPFSSLCAAASHPQYL